The following proteins come from a genomic window of Sebastes fasciatus isolate fSebFas1 chromosome 6, fSebFas1.pri, whole genome shotgun sequence:
- the LOC141770093 gene encoding nuclear factor 7, brain-like, whose amino-acid sequence MAEKTALFESFLNCHVCSETFRDPVSLSCNHSFCSSCLKKFWEQAENKNCPICKRKSSKDGSLVNFALKELSDSFAERQKTGSTETEKEEKKVEVVCSKHQEEPKLFCKDEERAVCPVCEFSLHQSHKVVLVEQAVSDLKDQLKSDLESLQDKRDKHKQVENTYNEVIQHSKKQLLSTERQIRAEFSKLHQFLKEEEESRLAALREEEEQKGKTISREMKMIQEQISSLSDSISAVEEDLQKHNGPFLSSYKATQTRARVQCSLSDPQLVSGALIDVAKHLGNLSFRVWEKMKDKVHFSPVILDPNTAHRWLYLSDDLTSVRCGDTNQQLPDNPERFTKYVDVLGSEGFSSGKHSWEVEVGDHPVWFLGLAKESADRKENASVSPEDGIWCLFSENYTNVVGETVRVKKSLQRIRVQLDYDRGEVSFYDPEDMTHICTHRDTFTEKLFPWFFIGKAGDAKTADIKICQTEIL is encoded by the coding sequence ATGGCTGAGAAAACCGCTCTTTTTGAAAGTTTCCTGAACTgccatgtgtgttcagagactttcagagatcctgtgtctctgagctgcaaccacagcttctgttcaagctgcctgaagaaattctgggaacaagctgaaaacaaaaactgtcccatttgtaaaagaaaatcatcTAAAGACGGTTCTTTGGTGAACTTTGCACTGAAGGAACTGTCTGACTCGTttgctgagagacagaaaactGGATCaactgagacagaaaaagaagagaagaaggtggaggtggtgtgtaGTAAACATCAAGAAGAGCCTAAACTGTTCTgtaaggatgaagagagagctgtgtgtcctgtctgtgagtTTTCTCTCCACCAGAGTCACAAGGTGGTTCTGGTAGAACAAGCAGTCAGTGACCTGAAGGACCAGCTGAAATCTGACTTAGAGTCTCTACAGGACaagagggacaaacacaaacaagtagAGAACACATACAATGAAGTGATTCAACACTCCaagaagcagctgttgtccacagagaggcagatcagagcagagttcagcaagctccaccagttcctgaaagaggaagaggagtccagactggcagctctgagggaggaagaggagcagaaggggaagactatcagcagagagatgaagatgattcaggagcaaatctcctctctgtcagacagtatctctgctgttgaagaagacctgcagaaacacaacgggcccttcctcagcagttataaagccactcagaccagagccagagtccagtgctcactgtcagatccacagctggtctcaggagcgctgatagatgtggccaaacacctgggcaacctgtccttcagagtctgggagaagatgaaggacaaggtccacttcagtcctgtcattctggacccaaacactgcacaccgctggctctatctgtctgatgatctgaccagtgtgagatgTGGAGACACAaaccagcagcttcctgacaatCCAGAGAGATTCACTAAGTATGTAGAtgttctgggctctgagggcttcagctcagggaaacacagctgggaggtggaggtgggagaccaTCCTGTCTGGTTTTTAGGTTTGGCTAAagagtcagctgacaggaaggagAACGCAAGCGTTTCACCAGAAGATGGAATCTGGTGTCTTTTCAGTGAAAATTACACTAATGTTGTTGGTGAGACAgtcagagtgaagaagagtctccagaggatcagagtccagctggactatgacaggggggaggtgtccttctacgaccctgaagacatgactcacatctgcactcacagagacactttcactgagaaactcttcccatgGTTCTTTATTGGAAAGGCTGGTGATGCTAAAACTGCtgatatcaaaatctgtcaaactGAGATTCTCTGA
- the LOC141769608 gene encoding zinc-binding protein A33-like, whose product MAERALFESFLNCHVCSETFRDPVSLSCSHSFCSSCLKKFWEQAENKNCPICKRKSSKDDPGVSFALKELSDSFAERQKAGSSETEKEEKKVEVVCSKHQEETKLFCKDEERAVCPVCDFSLHQSHKVVPDEQAVSDLKDQLKSDLESLQDKRDKHKQVEKTYHEVIQHSKKQLLSTERQIRAEFNKLHQFLKEEEESRLAALREEEEQKGKTISREMKMIQEHISSLSDSISAVEEDLQKHNVPFLSSYKATQTRARVQCSLSDPQLVSGALIDVAKHLGNLSFRVWEKMKDKVHFSPVILDPNTAYPILYLSDDLTSVRYGDTDQQLPDNPERNTNYITVLGSEGFSSGKHSWEVEVGDHPVWFLGLAKESADRKEKADVSPEDGIWCLFSEKYTDVVGETVRVKKSLQRIRVQLDYDRGEVSFYDPEDMTHIYTLRDTFTEKLFPWFNIGLAGDAKTADIKICQTEISL is encoded by the coding sequence ATGGCTGAGAGAGCTCTTTTTGAAAGTTTCCTGAACTgccatgtgtgttcagagactttcagagatcctgtgtctctgagctgcagccacagcttctgttcaagctgcctgaagaaattctgggaacaagctgaaaacaaaaactgtcccatttgtaaaagaaaatcatcTAAAGACGATCCAGGAGTGAGCTTTGCACTGAAGGAACTGTCTGACTCGTttgctgagagacagaaagctggatcatctgagacagaaaaagaagagaagaaggtggaggtggtgtgtaGTAAACATCAAGAAGAGACTAAACTGTTCTgtaaggatgaagagagagctgtgtgtcctgtctgtgaCTTTTCTCTCCACCAGAGTCACAAGGTGGTTCCTGATGAACAAGCAGTCAGTGACCTGAAGGACCAGCTGAAATCTGACTTAGAGTCTCTACAGGACaagagggacaaacacaaacaagtagAGAAAACATACCATGAAGTGATTCAACACTCCaagaagcagctgttgtccacagagaggcagatcagagcagagttcaacaagctccaccagttcctgaaagaggaagaggagtccagactggcagctctgagggaggaagaggagcagaaggggaagactatcagcagagagatgaagatgattcaggagcacatctcctctctgtcagacagtatctctgctgttgaagaagacctgcagaaacacaacgtgcccttcctcagcagttataaagccactcagaccagagccagagtccagtgctcactgtcagatccacagctggtctcaggagcgctgatagatgtggccaaacacctgggcaacctgtccttcagagtctgggagaagatgaaggacaaggtccacttcagtcctgtcattctggacccaaacactgcatACCCCAttctctatctgtctgatgatctgaccagtgtgagataTGGAGACACAgaccagcagcttcctgacaatCCAGAGAGAAACACTAATTATATCACtgttctgggctctgagggcttcagctcagggaaacacagctgggaggtggaggtgggagaccaTCCTGTCTGGTTTTTAGGTTTGGCTAAagagtcagctgacaggaaggagAAGGCAGACGTTTCACCAGAAGATGGAATCTGGTGTCTTTTCAGTGAAAAATACACTGATGTTGTTGGTGAGACAgtcagagtgaagaagagtctccagaggatcagagtccagctggactatgacaggggggaggtgtccttctacgaccctgaagacatgactcacatctacactctcagagacactttcactgagaaactcttcccatgGTTCAATATTGGACTGGCTGGTGATGCTAAAACTGCTGATATCAAAATCTGCCAAACTGAGATTTCTCTGTGA
- the LOC141769609 gene encoding nuclear factor 7, brain-like, protein MAEKIALVESFLNCHVCSETFRDPVSLSCSHSFCSSCLKKFWEQAENKNCPICKRKSSNDFPGVNFALKELSDSFAERQKAGSSEPEKEEKKVEVVCSKHQEEPRLFCKDEERAVCPVCEFSLHQSHEVVPVEQAVSDLKDQLKSDLKSLQDKRDKHKQVENTYNEVIQHSKKQLLSTERQIRAEFNKLHQFLKEEEESRLAALREEEEQKGKTISREMKMIQEHISSLSDSISAVEEDLQKHNVPFLSSYKATQTRARVQCSLSDPQLVSGALIDVAKHLGNLSFRVWEKMKDKVHFSPVILDPNTANHYLYLSDDLTSVRCGDTNQQLPDNPERFTKYVDVLGSEGFSSGKHSWEVEVGDHPVWNLGLAKESVDRKEKRYASPEYGTLCLVHQSGKYTDGACKTVRVKKSLQRIRVQLDYDRGEVSFYDPEDMTHICTVRDTFTEKLFPYFCILSAGDAKTVDIKIIQTEILCDVQTRWC, encoded by the coding sequence ATGGCTGAGAAAATTGCTCTTGTTGAAAGTTTCCTGAACTgccatgtgtgttcagagactttcagagatcctgtgtctctgagctgcagccacagcttctgttcaagctgcctgaagaaattctgggaacaagctgaaaacaaaaactgtcccatttgtaaaagaaaatcctcAAATGACTTTCCAGGAGTGAACTTTGCACTGAAGGAACTGTCTGACTCGTttgctgagagacagaaagctggatcatctgagccagaaaaagaagagaagaaggtggaggtggtgtgtaGTAAACATCAAGAAGAGCCTAGACTGTTCTgtaaggatgaagagagagctgtgtgtcctgtctgtgagtTTTCTCTCCACCAGAGTCACGAGGTGGTTCCTGTAGAACAAGCAGTCAGTGACCTGAAGGACCAGCTGAAATCTGACTTAAAGTCTCTACAGGACaagagggacaaacacaaacaagtagAGAACACATACAATGAAGTGATTCAACACTCCaagaagcagctgttgtccacagagaggcagatcagagcagagttcaacaagctccaccagttcctgaaagaggaagaggagtccagactggcagctctgagggaggaagaggagcagaaggggaagactatcagcagagagatgaagatgattcaggagcacatctcctctctgtcagacagtatctctgctgttgaagaagacctgcagaaacacaacgtgcccttcctcagcagttataaagccactcagaccagagccagagtccagtgctcactgtcagatccacagctggtctcaggagcgctgatagatgtggccaaacacctgggcaacctgtccttcagagtctgggagaagatgaaggacaaggtccacttcagtcctgtcattctggacccaaacactgcaaaccactatctctatctgtctgatgatctgaccagtgtgagatgTGGAGACACAaaccagcagcttcctgacaatCCAGAGAGATTCACTAAGTATGTAGAtgttctgggctctgagggcttcagctcagggaaacacagctgggaggtggaggtgggagaccaTCCTGTCTGGAATTTAGGTTTGGCTAAAGAGTCAGTTGACAGGAAGGAGAAGAGATATGCCTCACCAGAATATGGAACCTTGTGTTTAGTTCATCAAAGTGGAAAATACACTGATGGAGCTTGTAAGACAgtcagagtgaagaagagtctccagaggatcagagtccagctggactatgaCAGGGGGGAGGTGTCCTTCTACGACCCTGAAGACATGACTCACATCTGCACTGTCagagacactttcactgagaaactcttcccatatttctgtattttgtcaGCTGGTGATGCTAAAACTGTTGATATCAAAATCATTCAAACTGAGATTCTCTGTGATGTTCAGACACGTTGGTGttag